Proteins from a single region of Sebastes umbrosus isolate fSebUmb1 chromosome 8, fSebUmb1.pri, whole genome shotgun sequence:
- the git2a gene encoding ARF GTPase-activating protein GIT2a isoform X13, producing MSKRLRNTELCADCNVPEPRWASVNRGVLICDECCSVHRSLGRHSSQVRHVTHTPWPPTQLQMVQTLYSNGANSIWEHSLLDPASVMSGKRKANPQDKLHPNKSEFIKAKYQMLAFVHRMPCREDDSSTAKDLSKQLHSSVRTGNLETCLRLLSLGAQANFFHPEKGNTPLHVAAKAGQISQAELLTVYGADPGAPDSNGKTPIDYAREAGHHDLADRLVEIQYELTDRLAFYLCGRKPDHKNSQHFIVPQMADSLDLSELAKAAKKKLQSLSNHLFEELAMDVYDEVDRRETDAVWLATQNHSTLVTETTVVPFLPVNPEYSSTRNQGRQKLARFNAHEFATLVIDILSDAKRRQQGNSIASPKDNVEFILKSVAVRHCSDSQDNDQPDYDSVASDEDTDHELPSSKGDRTKSLDSDVSDGPITVHEYMEVKTALSASEAKIQHLMKANNNLSDELRLMQKKLQSLQSENISLRRHVPTNIYQIPSGSDYPDPSSPSALKRRQSARASRPMSMYETGSGLKPYLPKGETPYPEEGIPTLQPFPPHTERGAFVTTSSSLPSFPSTLSWSKDESSQKASKLEKQSSMPESDYDNTFNDSEMDDSGLCRRARLRSSGWLGDGSSIPELDDLEMESDPALPSTEDVIRKTEQITKNIQELLRAAQENKHDSFIPCSERIHVAVIEMAALFPKKPRSETVRGSLRLLTSSAYRLQHECRKALPSEACPGPDMQLVTQQVIQCAYDIAKAAKQLVTITTKENTN from the exons ATGTCTAAACGCCTGAGAAACACCGAGCTCTGCGCTGACTGTAATGTCCCAG AACCTCGCTGGGCCTCGGTCAACAGGGGTGTGCTGATTTGCGATGAGTGCTGCAGTGTTCATCGAAGTCTGGGTAGACACAGCTCCCAAGTCCGCCACGTGACGCACACACCATGGCCTCCTACGCAGCTCCAG ATGGTTCAGACATTATACAGCAATGGAGCGAATTCAATATGGGAGCACTCTCTGCTGGACCCTGCATCAGTGATGAGTGGAAAACGCAAGGCCAACCCTCAGGACAAGCTGCA CCCAAACAAATCAGAGTTTATAAAAGCCAAATATCAAATGCTGGCATTTGTCCATCGCATGCCTTGCCGGGAAGACGACAGCTCGACAGCCAAGGATTTGAGCAAG caacttCACTCAAGTGTACGCACGGGGAATCTCGAGACTTGTTTGCGGTTGCTATCCCTGGGAGCACAAGCTAATTTTTTTCACCCG GAAAAAGGAAACACTCCCTTGCATGTAGCTGCAAAGGCAGGACAAATATCTCAGGCTGAACTATTAACTGTTTATGGAGCTGATCCTGGAGCCCCTGACAGCAATGGCAAAACTCCCATTGACTATGCAAG GGAAGCTGGCCACCATGACTTGGCAGATCGATTGGTGGAGATTCAGTATGAACTAACTGATCGACTGGCGTTCTACCTGTGTGGGAGAAAGCCAG ATCATAAAAACAGCCAGCACTTCATTGTTCCACAAATGGCTGACAG TTTAGATTTATCAGAACTGGCCAAGGCAGCAAAGAAGAAACTGCAATCT CTCAGTAATCATTTATTCGAGGAGCTGGCCATGGATGTGTATGATGAGGTGGACAGACGAGAGACTGATGCAG TGTGGTTGGCTACACAGAATCACAGCACTCTGGTGACGGAGACAACTGTGGTGCCTTTCCTTCCTGTGAATCCAGAGTATTCATCGACACGAAACCAG ggaCGACAGAAGCTGGCAAGATTTAATGCACATGAATTTGCAACTCTTGTGATTGACATATTAAGTGATGCTAAGCGCAGACAACAAGGGAATTCAATAGCCAGTCCCAAAG ACAATGTTGAGTTTATCCTGAAGAGTGTGGCTGTCAGGCATTGCAGTGACAGCCAAGACAACGACCAGCCCGACTACGATAGTGTGGCATCTGATGAGGATACAGATCACGAGCTCCCCTCGAGCAAAGGGGATAGGACCAAG AGCCTGGACTCTGACGTCTCAGATGGCCCCATTACTGTGCATGAATACATGGAGGTGAAAACTGCGCTCTCTGCCTCCGAAGCCAAGATCCAGCACCTCATGAAAGCCAACAACAACCTGAGTGATGAGCTGAGGCTGATGCAGAAAAAG CTGCAATCTCTGCAAAGCGAGAACATCTCTCTCAGGCGGCACGTCCCAACCAATATCTATCAGATCCCCAGCGGTTCAGACTACCCCGACCCCTCCAGCCCCTCAGCCCTGAAACGCCGGCAGTCTGCGCGGGCCAGTCGGCCCATGTCTATGTATGAGACCGGCTCAGGCCTGAAGCCCTATCTCCCTAAAGGAGAAACTCCCTACCCAGAGGAGGGCATCCCCACCCTGCAACCCTTCCCACCTCAT ACGGAAAGGGGCGCTTTTGTGACCACCTCTTCATCCCTCCCCTCATTTCCATCCACCCTGTCTTGGTCGAAGGACGAGAGTTCTCAAAAG GCCTCAAAGTTAGAGAAGCAAAGCAGCATGCCAGAAAGTGACTATGACAACACATTCAATGACTCTGAGATGGATGATTCGGG TTTGTGCAGGAGAGCGAGGCTGAGGAGCAGCGGCTGGCTGGGGGATGGCAGCTCTATCCCTGAGCTGGATGATCTGGAGATGGAGTCAGACCCCGCGCTTCCCAGCACAGAGGACGTCATCCGCAAAACAGAGCAGATCACCAAGAATATCCAAGAGCTGTTGCGAGCTGCTCAGGAGAACAAACATGACAG CTTCATACCCTGCTCAGAAAGAATACATGTGGCTGTAATAGAAATGGCTGCCCTCTTTCCCAAG AAGCCACGCTCAGAGACTGTGAGAGGCTCTCTGCGCTTGTTGACCTCCAGTGCGTACCGACTTCAGCATGAGTGCAGGAAGGCGTTGCCTTCAGAGGCCTGCCCAGGACCGGACATGCAGCTGGTCACCCAGCAGGTCATCCAATGTGCTTATGACATTGCCAAGGCAGCCAAGCAGCTTGTCACCATCACCACAAAGGAGAATACCAACTAA
- the git2a gene encoding ARF GTPase-activating protein GIT2a isoform X2 produces the protein MSKRLRNTELCADCNVPEPRWASVNRGVLICDECCSVHRSLGRHSSQVRHVTHTPWPPTQLQMVQTLYSNGANSIWEHSLLDPASVMSGKRKANPQDKLHPNKSEFIKAKYQMLAFVHRMPCREDDSSTAKDLSKQLHSSVRTGNLETCLRLLSLGAQANFFHPEKGNTPLHVAAKAGQISQAELLTVYGADPGAPDSNGKTPIDYAREAGHHDLADRLVEIQYELTDRLAFYLCGRKPDHKNSQHFIVPQMADRNILDLSELAKAAKKKLQSLSNHLFEELAMDVYDEVDRRETDAVWLATQNHSTLVTETTVVPFLPVNPEYSSTRNQGRQKLARFNAHEFATLVIDILSDAKRRQQGNSIASPKDNVEFILKSVAVRHCSDSQDNDQPDYDSVASDEDTDHELPSSKGDRTKSLDSDVSDGPITVHEYMEVKTALSASEAKIQHLMKANNNLSDELRLMQKKLQSLQSENISLRRHVPTNIYQIPSGSDYPDPSSPSALKRRQSARASRPMSMYETGSGLKPYLPKGETPYPEEGIPTLQPFPPHTERGAFVTTSSSLPSFPSTLSWSKDESSQKASKLEKQSSMPESDYDNTFNDSEMDDSGLCRRARLRSSGWLGDGSSIPELDDLEMESDPALPSTEDVIRKTEQITKNIQELLRAAQENKHDRPCEREGVRRLRHSLGCFSTLVPWAEKAPPPLQPLSLRSPDPTSCFIPCSERIHVAVIEMAALFPKKPRSETVRGSLRLLTSSAYRLQHECRKALPSEACPGPDMQLVTQQVIQCAYDIAKAAKQLVTITTKENTN, from the exons ATGTCTAAACGCCTGAGAAACACCGAGCTCTGCGCTGACTGTAATGTCCCAG AACCTCGCTGGGCCTCGGTCAACAGGGGTGTGCTGATTTGCGATGAGTGCTGCAGTGTTCATCGAAGTCTGGGTAGACACAGCTCCCAAGTCCGCCACGTGACGCACACACCATGGCCTCCTACGCAGCTCCAG ATGGTTCAGACATTATACAGCAATGGAGCGAATTCAATATGGGAGCACTCTCTGCTGGACCCTGCATCAGTGATGAGTGGAAAACGCAAGGCCAACCCTCAGGACAAGCTGCA CCCAAACAAATCAGAGTTTATAAAAGCCAAATATCAAATGCTGGCATTTGTCCATCGCATGCCTTGCCGGGAAGACGACAGCTCGACAGCCAAGGATTTGAGCAAG caacttCACTCAAGTGTACGCACGGGGAATCTCGAGACTTGTTTGCGGTTGCTATCCCTGGGAGCACAAGCTAATTTTTTTCACCCG GAAAAAGGAAACACTCCCTTGCATGTAGCTGCAAAGGCAGGACAAATATCTCAGGCTGAACTATTAACTGTTTATGGAGCTGATCCTGGAGCCCCTGACAGCAATGGCAAAACTCCCATTGACTATGCAAG GGAAGCTGGCCACCATGACTTGGCAGATCGATTGGTGGAGATTCAGTATGAACTAACTGATCGACTGGCGTTCTACCTGTGTGGGAGAAAGCCAG ATCATAAAAACAGCCAGCACTTCATTGTTCCACAAATGGCTGACAG GAACAT TTTAGATTTATCAGAACTGGCCAAGGCAGCAAAGAAGAAACTGCAATCT CTCAGTAATCATTTATTCGAGGAGCTGGCCATGGATGTGTATGATGAGGTGGACAGACGAGAGACTGATGCAG TGTGGTTGGCTACACAGAATCACAGCACTCTGGTGACGGAGACAACTGTGGTGCCTTTCCTTCCTGTGAATCCAGAGTATTCATCGACACGAAACCAG ggaCGACAGAAGCTGGCAAGATTTAATGCACATGAATTTGCAACTCTTGTGATTGACATATTAAGTGATGCTAAGCGCAGACAACAAGGGAATTCAATAGCCAGTCCCAAAG ACAATGTTGAGTTTATCCTGAAGAGTGTGGCTGTCAGGCATTGCAGTGACAGCCAAGACAACGACCAGCCCGACTACGATAGTGTGGCATCTGATGAGGATACAGATCACGAGCTCCCCTCGAGCAAAGGGGATAGGACCAAG AGCCTGGACTCTGACGTCTCAGATGGCCCCATTACTGTGCATGAATACATGGAGGTGAAAACTGCGCTCTCTGCCTCCGAAGCCAAGATCCAGCACCTCATGAAAGCCAACAACAACCTGAGTGATGAGCTGAGGCTGATGCAGAAAAAG CTGCAATCTCTGCAAAGCGAGAACATCTCTCTCAGGCGGCACGTCCCAACCAATATCTATCAGATCCCCAGCGGTTCAGACTACCCCGACCCCTCCAGCCCCTCAGCCCTGAAACGCCGGCAGTCTGCGCGGGCCAGTCGGCCCATGTCTATGTATGAGACCGGCTCAGGCCTGAAGCCCTATCTCCCTAAAGGAGAAACTCCCTACCCAGAGGAGGGCATCCCCACCCTGCAACCCTTCCCACCTCAT ACGGAAAGGGGCGCTTTTGTGACCACCTCTTCATCCCTCCCCTCATTTCCATCCACCCTGTCTTGGTCGAAGGACGAGAGTTCTCAAAAG GCCTCAAAGTTAGAGAAGCAAAGCAGCATGCCAGAAAGTGACTATGACAACACATTCAATGACTCTGAGATGGATGATTCGGG TTTGTGCAGGAGAGCGAGGCTGAGGAGCAGCGGCTGGCTGGGGGATGGCAGCTCTATCCCTGAGCTGGATGATCTGGAGATGGAGTCAGACCCCGCGCTTCCCAGCACAGAGGACGTCATCCGCAAAACAGAGCAGATCACCAAGAATATCCAAGAGCTGTTGCGAGCTGCTCAGGAGAACAAACATGACAG ACCATGTGAGCGTGAAGGTGTGCGTCGGCTCAGGCACAGCCTGGGATGTTTCAGCACTCTGGTGCCTTGGGCCGAGAAGGCCCCCCCTCCCCTTCAGCCGCTCAGCCTGCGCTCCCCTGACCCCACCTCCTG CTTCATACCCTGCTCAGAAAGAATACATGTGGCTGTAATAGAAATGGCTGCCCTCTTTCCCAAG AAGCCACGCTCAGAGACTGTGAGAGGCTCTCTGCGCTTGTTGACCTCCAGTGCGTACCGACTTCAGCATGAGTGCAGGAAGGCGTTGCCTTCAGAGGCCTGCCCAGGACCGGACATGCAGCTGGTCACCCAGCAGGTCATCCAATGTGCTTATGACATTGCCAAGGCAGCCAAGCAGCTTGTCACCATCACCACAAAGGAGAATACCAACTAA
- the git2a gene encoding ARF GTPase-activating protein GIT2a isoform X6 yields MSKRLRNTELCADCNVPEPRWASVNRGVLICDECCSVHRSLGRHSSQVRHVTHTPWPPTQLQMVQTLYSNGANSIWEHSLLDPASVMSGKRKANPQDKLHPNKSEFIKAKYQMLAFVHRMPCREDDSSTAKDLSKQLHSSVRTGNLETCLRLLSLGAQANFFHPEKGNTPLHVAAKAGQISQAELLTVYGADPGAPDSNGKTPIDYAREAGHHDLADRLVEIQYELTDRLAFYLCGRKPDHKNSQHFIVPQMADRNISLDLSELAKAAKKKLQSLSNHLFEELAMDVYDEVDRRETDAVWLATQNHSTLVTETTVVPFLPVNPEYSSTRNQGRQKLARFNAHEFATLVIDILSDAKRRQQGNSIASPKDNVEFILKSVAVRHCSDSQDNDQPDYDSVASDEDTDHELPSSKGDRTKSLDSDVSDGPITVHEYMEVKTALSASEAKIQHLMKANNNLSDELRLMQKKLQSLQSENISLRRHVPTNIYQIPSGSDYPDPSSPSALKRRQSARASRPMSMYETGSGLKPYLPKGETPYPEEGIPTLQPFPPHTERGAFVTTSSSLPSFPSTLSWSKDESSQKASKLEKQSSMPESDYDNTFNDSEMDDSGLCRRARLRSSGWLGDGSSIPELDDLEMESDPALPSTEDVIRKTEQITKNIQELLRAAQENKHDSFIPCSERIHVAVIEMAALFPKKPRSETVRGSLRLLTSSAYRLQHECRKALPSEACPGPDMQLVTQQVIQCAYDIAKAAKQLVTITTKENTN; encoded by the exons ATGTCTAAACGCCTGAGAAACACCGAGCTCTGCGCTGACTGTAATGTCCCAG AACCTCGCTGGGCCTCGGTCAACAGGGGTGTGCTGATTTGCGATGAGTGCTGCAGTGTTCATCGAAGTCTGGGTAGACACAGCTCCCAAGTCCGCCACGTGACGCACACACCATGGCCTCCTACGCAGCTCCAG ATGGTTCAGACATTATACAGCAATGGAGCGAATTCAATATGGGAGCACTCTCTGCTGGACCCTGCATCAGTGATGAGTGGAAAACGCAAGGCCAACCCTCAGGACAAGCTGCA CCCAAACAAATCAGAGTTTATAAAAGCCAAATATCAAATGCTGGCATTTGTCCATCGCATGCCTTGCCGGGAAGACGACAGCTCGACAGCCAAGGATTTGAGCAAG caacttCACTCAAGTGTACGCACGGGGAATCTCGAGACTTGTTTGCGGTTGCTATCCCTGGGAGCACAAGCTAATTTTTTTCACCCG GAAAAAGGAAACACTCCCTTGCATGTAGCTGCAAAGGCAGGACAAATATCTCAGGCTGAACTATTAACTGTTTATGGAGCTGATCCTGGAGCCCCTGACAGCAATGGCAAAACTCCCATTGACTATGCAAG GGAAGCTGGCCACCATGACTTGGCAGATCGATTGGTGGAGATTCAGTATGAACTAACTGATCGACTGGCGTTCTACCTGTGTGGGAGAAAGCCAG ATCATAAAAACAGCCAGCACTTCATTGTTCCACAAATGGCTGACAG GAACAT CAGTTTAGATTTATCAGAACTGGCCAAGGCAGCAAAGAAGAAACTGCAATCT CTCAGTAATCATTTATTCGAGGAGCTGGCCATGGATGTGTATGATGAGGTGGACAGACGAGAGACTGATGCAG TGTGGTTGGCTACACAGAATCACAGCACTCTGGTGACGGAGACAACTGTGGTGCCTTTCCTTCCTGTGAATCCAGAGTATTCATCGACACGAAACCAG ggaCGACAGAAGCTGGCAAGATTTAATGCACATGAATTTGCAACTCTTGTGATTGACATATTAAGTGATGCTAAGCGCAGACAACAAGGGAATTCAATAGCCAGTCCCAAAG ACAATGTTGAGTTTATCCTGAAGAGTGTGGCTGTCAGGCATTGCAGTGACAGCCAAGACAACGACCAGCCCGACTACGATAGTGTGGCATCTGATGAGGATACAGATCACGAGCTCCCCTCGAGCAAAGGGGATAGGACCAAG AGCCTGGACTCTGACGTCTCAGATGGCCCCATTACTGTGCATGAATACATGGAGGTGAAAACTGCGCTCTCTGCCTCCGAAGCCAAGATCCAGCACCTCATGAAAGCCAACAACAACCTGAGTGATGAGCTGAGGCTGATGCAGAAAAAG CTGCAATCTCTGCAAAGCGAGAACATCTCTCTCAGGCGGCACGTCCCAACCAATATCTATCAGATCCCCAGCGGTTCAGACTACCCCGACCCCTCCAGCCCCTCAGCCCTGAAACGCCGGCAGTCTGCGCGGGCCAGTCGGCCCATGTCTATGTATGAGACCGGCTCAGGCCTGAAGCCCTATCTCCCTAAAGGAGAAACTCCCTACCCAGAGGAGGGCATCCCCACCCTGCAACCCTTCCCACCTCAT ACGGAAAGGGGCGCTTTTGTGACCACCTCTTCATCCCTCCCCTCATTTCCATCCACCCTGTCTTGGTCGAAGGACGAGAGTTCTCAAAAG GCCTCAAAGTTAGAGAAGCAAAGCAGCATGCCAGAAAGTGACTATGACAACACATTCAATGACTCTGAGATGGATGATTCGGG TTTGTGCAGGAGAGCGAGGCTGAGGAGCAGCGGCTGGCTGGGGGATGGCAGCTCTATCCCTGAGCTGGATGATCTGGAGATGGAGTCAGACCCCGCGCTTCCCAGCACAGAGGACGTCATCCGCAAAACAGAGCAGATCACCAAGAATATCCAAGAGCTGTTGCGAGCTGCTCAGGAGAACAAACATGACAG CTTCATACCCTGCTCAGAAAGAATACATGTGGCTGTAATAGAAATGGCTGCCCTCTTTCCCAAG AAGCCACGCTCAGAGACTGTGAGAGGCTCTCTGCGCTTGTTGACCTCCAGTGCGTACCGACTTCAGCATGAGTGCAGGAAGGCGTTGCCTTCAGAGGCCTGCCCAGGACCGGACATGCAGCTGGTCACCCAGCAGGTCATCCAATGTGCTTATGACATTGCCAAGGCAGCCAAGCAGCTTGTCACCATCACCACAAAGGAGAATACCAACTAA
- the git2a gene encoding ARF GTPase-activating protein GIT2a isoform X3, with protein MSKRLRNTELCADCNVPEPRWASVNRGVLICDECCSVHRSLGRHSSQVRHVTHTPWPPTQLQMVQTLYSNGANSIWEHSLLDPASVMSGKRKANPQDKLHPNKSEFIKAKYQMLAFVHRMPCREDDSSTAKDLSKQLHSSVRTGNLETCLRLLSLGAQANFFHPEKGNTPLHVAAKAGQISQAELLTVYGADPGAPDSNGKTPIDYAREAGHHDLADRLVEIQYELTDRLAFYLCGRKPDHKNSQHFIVPQMADSSLDLSELAKAAKKKLQSLSNHLFEELAMDVYDEVDRRETDAVWLATQNHSTLVTETTVVPFLPVNPEYSSTRNQGRQKLARFNAHEFATLVIDILSDAKRRQQGNSIASPKDNVEFILKSVAVRHCSDSQDNDQPDYDSVASDEDTDHELPSSKGDRTKSLDSDVSDGPITVHEYMEVKTALSASEAKIQHLMKANNNLSDELRLMQKKLQSLQSENISLRRHVPTNIYQIPSGSDYPDPSSPSALKRRQSARASRPMSMYETGSGLKPYLPKGETPYPEEGIPTLQPFPPHTERGAFVTTSSSLPSFPSTLSWSKDESSQKASKLEKQSSMPESDYDNTFNDSEMDDSGLCRRARLRSSGWLGDGSSIPELDDLEMESDPALPSTEDVIRKTEQITKNIQELLRAAQENKHDRPCEREGVRRLRHSLGCFSTLVPWAEKAPPPLQPLSLRSPDPTSCFIPCSERIHVAVIEMAALFPKKPRSETVRGSLRLLTSSAYRLQHECRKALPSEACPGPDMQLVTQQVIQCAYDIAKAAKQLVTITTKENTN; from the exons ATGTCTAAACGCCTGAGAAACACCGAGCTCTGCGCTGACTGTAATGTCCCAG AACCTCGCTGGGCCTCGGTCAACAGGGGTGTGCTGATTTGCGATGAGTGCTGCAGTGTTCATCGAAGTCTGGGTAGACACAGCTCCCAAGTCCGCCACGTGACGCACACACCATGGCCTCCTACGCAGCTCCAG ATGGTTCAGACATTATACAGCAATGGAGCGAATTCAATATGGGAGCACTCTCTGCTGGACCCTGCATCAGTGATGAGTGGAAAACGCAAGGCCAACCCTCAGGACAAGCTGCA CCCAAACAAATCAGAGTTTATAAAAGCCAAATATCAAATGCTGGCATTTGTCCATCGCATGCCTTGCCGGGAAGACGACAGCTCGACAGCCAAGGATTTGAGCAAG caacttCACTCAAGTGTACGCACGGGGAATCTCGAGACTTGTTTGCGGTTGCTATCCCTGGGAGCACAAGCTAATTTTTTTCACCCG GAAAAAGGAAACACTCCCTTGCATGTAGCTGCAAAGGCAGGACAAATATCTCAGGCTGAACTATTAACTGTTTATGGAGCTGATCCTGGAGCCCCTGACAGCAATGGCAAAACTCCCATTGACTATGCAAG GGAAGCTGGCCACCATGACTTGGCAGATCGATTGGTGGAGATTCAGTATGAACTAACTGATCGACTGGCGTTCTACCTGTGTGGGAGAAAGCCAG ATCATAAAAACAGCCAGCACTTCATTGTTCCACAAATGGCTGACAG CAGTTTAGATTTATCAGAACTGGCCAAGGCAGCAAAGAAGAAACTGCAATCT CTCAGTAATCATTTATTCGAGGAGCTGGCCATGGATGTGTATGATGAGGTGGACAGACGAGAGACTGATGCAG TGTGGTTGGCTACACAGAATCACAGCACTCTGGTGACGGAGACAACTGTGGTGCCTTTCCTTCCTGTGAATCCAGAGTATTCATCGACACGAAACCAG ggaCGACAGAAGCTGGCAAGATTTAATGCACATGAATTTGCAACTCTTGTGATTGACATATTAAGTGATGCTAAGCGCAGACAACAAGGGAATTCAATAGCCAGTCCCAAAG ACAATGTTGAGTTTATCCTGAAGAGTGTGGCTGTCAGGCATTGCAGTGACAGCCAAGACAACGACCAGCCCGACTACGATAGTGTGGCATCTGATGAGGATACAGATCACGAGCTCCCCTCGAGCAAAGGGGATAGGACCAAG AGCCTGGACTCTGACGTCTCAGATGGCCCCATTACTGTGCATGAATACATGGAGGTGAAAACTGCGCTCTCTGCCTCCGAAGCCAAGATCCAGCACCTCATGAAAGCCAACAACAACCTGAGTGATGAGCTGAGGCTGATGCAGAAAAAG CTGCAATCTCTGCAAAGCGAGAACATCTCTCTCAGGCGGCACGTCCCAACCAATATCTATCAGATCCCCAGCGGTTCAGACTACCCCGACCCCTCCAGCCCCTCAGCCCTGAAACGCCGGCAGTCTGCGCGGGCCAGTCGGCCCATGTCTATGTATGAGACCGGCTCAGGCCTGAAGCCCTATCTCCCTAAAGGAGAAACTCCCTACCCAGAGGAGGGCATCCCCACCCTGCAACCCTTCCCACCTCAT ACGGAAAGGGGCGCTTTTGTGACCACCTCTTCATCCCTCCCCTCATTTCCATCCACCCTGTCTTGGTCGAAGGACGAGAGTTCTCAAAAG GCCTCAAAGTTAGAGAAGCAAAGCAGCATGCCAGAAAGTGACTATGACAACACATTCAATGACTCTGAGATGGATGATTCGGG TTTGTGCAGGAGAGCGAGGCTGAGGAGCAGCGGCTGGCTGGGGGATGGCAGCTCTATCCCTGAGCTGGATGATCTGGAGATGGAGTCAGACCCCGCGCTTCCCAGCACAGAGGACGTCATCCGCAAAACAGAGCAGATCACCAAGAATATCCAAGAGCTGTTGCGAGCTGCTCAGGAGAACAAACATGACAG ACCATGTGAGCGTGAAGGTGTGCGTCGGCTCAGGCACAGCCTGGGATGTTTCAGCACTCTGGTGCCTTGGGCCGAGAAGGCCCCCCCTCCCCTTCAGCCGCTCAGCCTGCGCTCCCCTGACCCCACCTCCTG CTTCATACCCTGCTCAGAAAGAATACATGTGGCTGTAATAGAAATGGCTGCCCTCTTTCCCAAG AAGCCACGCTCAGAGACTGTGAGAGGCTCTCTGCGCTTGTTGACCTCCAGTGCGTACCGACTTCAGCATGAGTGCAGGAAGGCGTTGCCTTCAGAGGCCTGCCCAGGACCGGACATGCAGCTGGTCACCCAGCAGGTCATCCAATGTGCTTATGACATTGCCAAGGCAGCCAAGCAGCTTGTCACCATCACCACAAAGGAGAATACCAACTAA